TTAATTATTCTTGTTAAGTTTAGAAGTAAGGATCATTATAGAAATTCCTGGAATCGAATTCCAAAAGTATAGGCAAATAAAAAGTCACAGAACATGACATCACTTTTCTGAGAAACTTTGAAGGTTAACTAGTGCCTGGTCCCCACCACAATAACCTCTTCAAGGGATTTCCTTGATTGTtttgaaatgattaaatatacatgtattggtcgTTAAATAGTAACGATTGCTGCCTGAGATCTATAGCCGTTTTCAAACAACATGTTAATTGATGTTTTTATCGTCTGCATTCGGCAATAAAAGTGGGAATTCACAGagtcaaaaatattttcttattcatGAGATGAAGACCAAATTCATgtattatacaaatgtacatgaatTTATATACTGAAATATACATGAACCGTGATTTAACTTTGAGAGAATGATGCCtctggaaaattaaaataacccTTGCAATGATTGGTCGATTCAGGATAAGGAAGTAGTTAGTTTCTTTATTTTGCTCGGATTATTACATATACTCAAAATCCACACAATGACATTATAATGATCTAGTATAACCAAGGATGGACGGGTAACATTGAAATGATgagtttttgaaagaaaaaaaaacaccttgtAACGTTTCAAACTATCTACGGTATATTAACTATCCATGcatttgaattaaataaaaccttttaatgataaaaattctACACACAAAACAAGAATTTATTTAATCTCTTTTATAATACCTCTGTTTTAACTATAAATGTAGGTTCAGACACTCGAAATGTATGTAAAGGTCGTATATACGAACACGTACACGAACTTCTCTgcacaaaaatgataaaatatgtagCTGGTTTTTTTATCCATATTCCAACTGGTATTAAATCAACTGTTTAATGTTGTctatatttttgttgattttttgttgttgttgatttttaaaacacaaactcTTCTTTTTTTGAAACTTAGAAACACGTGTATATAATTTTTGGTTTGGTCCTGTAATTCAATTCATAAGAACGAAACAGTATGTCATTTGGCAAAATCGATTTCCTATCATATTAACGAATTGGCACCTGAACCCGGAAGTTAAATCCCTCTTTAAATAGTTTTGAATAGAAATCGAATTGACTGACACACAGCCAATCATATAGCTAAGTAAAAAACAGGTTAAGAAGTTTGCAGTACACTCGAATGATTTTAAACTGCATGtgtatttaatgtaaataaaagaactattcttttatatatatataattgggGCGCCACTCAAGCTAggctgttttaaaaatatttgtagaaCATTTATTTCGATTCAGTTGGTGATGATATCCATTATTGATTAAGAGTTTGTAAAGCTTTtgaacaattatatttattttgtgatttttatttttcttcatcagcggcaaataatgtaaagtaaatctttaaaatcaaaatagaaTATATACCGGTTTCACATTTACACATGAGTGCAGATCATTACTGTAATGAACAAGAATGTATATGAACTTCTTTATGTATTGGACAATGATGTACTTCAAAATGTAATTGAATgcaattataatgaattttaaactgAGACACGTCAAGAAAACGTTGTACATGAAATACCGGTGTATTAAGATCAAGACAAATGATCTGAATCACACATATTCACGGGGGCTAGAGTTAAGTAAATTAATGTACACCGTACATGAATAAAAgtgaaattaattcaatatacactgtacatgtataaaaatgaaattaaattcaatatacactgttaaagtaaaaaattgaaattaaattcaatgatCATTTTCTCCCTCACTAAATATTCAAGTATCCACAGATTTTTAAAACCGGAACGTAAGTGCTAGTCCGGAAGTCTTAAGAAATCTCGGGGGCTCGCACCGTCCCCCGTCTCAACGCTCTGTGTCGTCTTTGATCAGAGAACACACTGCGTCGGGCGTTTGTTAAGCATGGCTCACATTTGAAATCACTTGCTTTTTCTACAACAACTTGAATTGTGGGTCTCTTATCCGCGGAAGGATCTATGCACCATAAAATGAGGTTCTTTGTCGATTCGGTCATATTCGCCTGTTCACACAGGGACGAAACGTTGTTCATCTCTTTTGGATCTACTTTGCTCGTAAACAAGTCCAACGTCATGGTTCGTTGGTTGTCAAAACAACGAAGGTTAAGAAACATTTCGTACAAAAGTAGTCCCAAAGCGTAGATGTCAGCGCATGCGACATACAACTCTCCTCTGAGAACATCCGGTGAAAGATACACAAAGTCCCCTGCGCCGATGGATTCTTTTTCCATGGGAAAGGTGGCATAACGAGGAAGACATCCCCCTGTCAATTTCACTGTTCCTTCAAAATCCACCTACAAAACAATTGCAAAACGACAATAATTTGAAAAACCacattaattaaatacatttgtaCACCACATACCTAAAAGGATGAATTTGTGTACTTGAAGGTAACATAAATTGCATTCTATGCTAGAGAGGAGTTGTGAAAAAGAAGTCATgaattgttttgtaaaacctAAAGTCGCGATTTTAGTGTGGAAtacttatataaaacaaatttctcaaaatttaccCGAGAAGTTAGTTGGTTAAATGCGAagtgtattaaaatcataacaagAGATAATAGGAAGTCAGTATCTCGTAAAATTCGCAAAGTAACACCATACCGTAATAGTGTTAGAATTTAATTCCATGTGGACTAGCTTCTTGCTGTGTAGATAGTCTATTCCTTGAACCACCTCCTCTAGAATTCTTGGAACCTCTTCCGCCATCTTGAGGAAGGTCGAGTTCTTGTACACCTTCAGGCTCCGCATGTGGTCCATGTAAATGAAGGCAGGGATCGGGGAATCAGAATGGTGGATACCCAGGAACTTTGCCACGTGTGGATGTTGCAGGAATCTGTCAATACATGATAAAATTTAGGATGTTCGGGGAACTATATGTGGATGACGTTAGACTTTTTCAAAACCAGCAAACtattaatatcttttaaattaattttatgatagaaatgaatttttgtttgtctcgttttatttttattgaaataaatttcgGCCTGCACTTTGTTAATACCTAATGACTTTGTATGGCAATTATAGTTGTTTACCTTAATTTGGTGACTTCTTTAAAGGGTTCAGAAATTCCAGACAGTGGAAGATAAATCTTTATTAAAATGGCGTCCTCCTGCTCATCCTTCTCGTCGTACAAACTGGCACTCTGGAGAGCGGTCCATATTCCCCGCGGAATCCTTTTACTGTTCTGAGTGTTGTTGGAACACGTGAGGATGATTTCTGAACACCTGAAGTTTTCTGAGTCCCCATATTCGTTGTAGGCATCTCGGAGTCGGATCTCCCTTCCCATGAAATCATCCACGTAGATGTTCCCTGTTCCGTACTCCATCAGATGATGCTTCAGATTTTCTAAATCTTCCATCATGCGTTCGTAGGTTCCTCTCGACTCTGTGGCATTGATACGGCAGTAAGATATGTGGTCCAGCAAATCttcatttgatttaatcaaTGCTGGGATGTTCTTTTCAATCACTTCCAGTAATTCCCGGGGACGGTCCAATATTTCGGAAACAAACTTATAAAGCTGACCATCACACTCCCCCTCTGAGTGCAAAAACCGTTGAAGAAACTTTTCGGAAATGTTTTTGGCGGTAGAAAGAGGCTCTTTTTTATAACCCTCCATTTTTTTGCTCCACCGAACGTTTTCAATTGCTTCAAAAATACGTGATTGGCGAAGTTTATTAGTTATACTGTCAAGAGGATGAAGAAATTTGCTCACTAACTTCACCGGCAAAGGGTTTGCATAGAGTGCTCCGAAATCGGTTTCTCCAGGCCGTCGAAGTTTAAAATTCAGCAAAGAGGATTTTCGCCGCCTCATTGTGACGACGTCAGAATCATCGGAAGAAACACTGTTGGTATCTGAATGTAATTCACCCTCGATGCAATTTAAGTCCTCTTGAAGAAtacaaagctgaaacttgatttGGTTAAACATTTCCTGTTCCACTGCCTGGCATTTGTGGTTGTCCTCCTCCCACTTGGTAAATTCGTCCGTAATCCTCTCCAGCATCTTGTGTTCAATATTCCTCTTTAGGTCTGGCCAGATGTCGTCTGCGTTAATGTCGGTCAGATCTTGCTGCAGCCAATGAACAAGACGGAAGTGAGCTGCGTCCTGTCTGAGAAACTCTTCAAACATTTGGCAGATCTCCTTCACACTCGTCTCGATCTGACATTTTTGATCTTGCAGGACGTCCTTTGACTTCTGACGTAGACTTTGAAGTTTGTCATGCACGTCTTtcattttcactttcaaatgCTGTTCGGTGTCATCTACGGACTTGACAATTGTTTTCAGGTGATGAACACTTCTGACCAAAACAGTTTCCATCCATCTGATAAAAAGGCcagataaaattgtttaaaaaaggcGCAACAGGGCCAGTCTATTTGGTTAATGTAAAATGTGAAAACGTTGTTTCATCGCCCAGTTCTTTATTTTCTAGGGCACCGAAAAATAGCCTTATAAATCAACGCCTAATATCTTAAATATTCATTATGGTCACAGCAAGTCATTTTTCACATTTCATAGCATctcagtgaaaaaaaatgttttatgatgCATTTCATTGTATTTTCAGCCACTGAATGTAAACTTTAACAGAAAATACTTACTTATATGTGGATTTGACCCGCATATCTGTGGCTTTGGTCAATAATTCTTTAAGATTGTCTAGGAATAATTTGTAATCTTTGGTGATATAATCCCTATCAAGAGACAGCTCAGCTTTTGCCCGCTTTGCGGAAAACCGGATGACACTAGTTTTGACTAGTCCAGGCCAGTAATTCTCCAGCTTCCGCACCGCGTAGTCATACACAGCGGTCTGTTCGTCACTTTTCACATTGTCCCAAAGGTTACACACAAATATTGCACATTTCGGATCGAACAGTGTTGTAGCATCGTCCAGTTTCTTCTtctgtttgtcaatgataactTTTAACAGATTTCCGAGCTGTGAAGAAAAATGAGCCACAAATATATACACACCGTTTATCTTTAGGATTACAAAAAATcgtctaatacatgtaatgatattgTAACAGCACATAATTAATAATCTTAAGTTAAGGAAGCTCACCCTATCTTCATCCACACCACCTGCATTGTCCGACTTGATGACGTAAATAAAACCCATGATGTGATGTTCGGAGACAAAGTGAGTGATGACCGAATCCATGGCAGAATTTTCCCCGATACCCGGCGAGTCAACCAGCACAATACCGCTCTGGAGAAAATGACAAAAGATAATAGTTTATTTCCGGTATTATAAAAAGGATGATACTGCCCCTAGAATTTTGTCAAATTCTAGTTGGTAATTCAAAGTGGGAAGAACCTTAATGTTAGCCTTGCGTATCGCAACATGAGCTATCATGACTTAAGTAGTCGGAACAAACAACAGTCAGATTTCTCATATCAACTGTAAAATAAATCGACTTTTATTTGTGATGAATACATTAATCGACActtatttataatcattttttccCACAGACCTTCAGTAAACTGATTGGAAGAGAAAGCTGCACTTCACTTGTCGGCGACTTTTTCTCCCGACTGTCGAGGTCCGTTTCGTAAATTTTGTTCCACAGCCTCTCTTTCAGTTCTCCTTTGTGGATGCCCTCTATATCCTCTGTAGTTCCATCCATGTGGATGATTCGGGCCTGACGCTTGGCGCCATAGGAAATCTTTGTAATGACGGAAGTACACGGGTTGTGATGTACTGGAAGTATATCTTCACCGAGGAGAAGATTAAGGAAGCTTGACTTGCCTGCAGATGTCTCTCCTGtaaaaaagtatacatgtagatacttAAAGAGGGCTGAATgctgtggccatttttagactatattagaaccattttaacaagagcttggactttgggtagttgtgtcaaacagcaatgtgacgtagtcCTGTCTATTTCACTGCTGGCCACTCAACcttggctctttgaaatcaacaagatttgtctagcTTTTGAGCTTAGTCTACGTAATTACtcatttcgcttgaaaccgcgtcatttttaacttgttttgactgaagaaatagatagctacgtccaaccgaaagtccaaggtcttgttagaATGTTTCTATGTGGCTTTGTATAAAGATGTAGAACATAATTGAAATTTCACAgcttaagtacatgtattaagatttTTATCTTTAGAATTTAGAGTTTATATTTAGAAAACCCtctttaataaaatttcaacagagATCTGATGGGTTATAATTTGTCGACTATCTATCCTTCTAAGTTATGTATACATTTATGCTTGAGcaaaatatttcttatgaaaTACACGTTAACCTATATTAAAATTaagccatttttttaaaagtactttcaaaataaagttttaagaAGAAATTTCAAGTATTTTTTGCAGTTTCTTTAAATCAAACAGAGATCTGCAGACTTTAAGTGTTTGAACACTTCTATAAGGCCTTGAACAAGAGTAAAAAGTGGATGTAATTTGAAACGGTTTCAATGTGTGTTTTGCAATGTTCAAATaaagtatctaaaaattggagaACTTGGCACCCTGAATTCCACTACAGTTAAGGTAAATGAAGGTCATGCTCATTAGAAGGGCATCATTTTATTCTGATCAAATGGTTTGTAGACAGTCTCGTTCTTTGGCTTTCCAGCTAATGTTAACAACTATATTATTCTGGAAATTCAGCGTTAAAATTCATATTctaattaaacatgttaaattcttcaatgccaaataaactaaATTCAATTATGTCACGCACGTGGAGTCAACTCTACACAAAGGGAGTGAGCAATATCTCTCCGTGGTAGACGATTTTAAGATACTCTTTTTCTGGTTATAATTAGCCGTCCACTGTATTATTGCCTAATCCATGTCCACCAACCCGTTACCGTTATAGTGTATAAATTGATTGGATGTTTTATAATATTGGATTTAGTTTTGATATCAACGGACGCATGCGGTTACCCACTTTTTGTTCACAGAAATGTAAGAAACTAAGATGCGTGATGCATTTTTTGCAACATTACACAGGTAGTTTTACTGCTAAACGATATTTTATAATGTCCAAATTATGCAGCCTGTAAATTACCCGCACTACAATTCcacgtaaaataaaaatatatatttacatttacattttccagtgtctgtgcctgtgataacactacgtatcaattttgtactataaaacccataacttcaaatgacgccaaattaaggcgccagcggggtttgcttatttatatttcaatatttaatcgtacgatggtttaaaattatattaagtaataaggaatcattctaggtgatcaaatctatcataaagcccttcgagcTTTACTGGATTTGATCaagccccgaccaaaattaccATCTCATAatgctcaaagaatgattccttattccttatataacagtggcgtcggaagcaaattgaaattgaggggggggggggggggctagactaattcTCAgatatcttgacaagcaaaaaaaaaaaagaaaacctaattccaaaatcatgaaaatcctaatccgtgggggggggggggcatatttccatcttttaaggtaaatttaggaacaattatctttcctGCGAAAAAAGGTGGGGACTCTATGattatgatgctatgtgcctaatggttaggtctaactttgcaaaaaaatggacgggctaagccccccccccccctctggttccgacgcctatgtataaAGCCTGTAGATTCAAGTCGCTCCACCTGTAAATTATCTGACACTTCAACCACCTGTAAATCTAGCGTACACCGCCtgtaaattctaattaaatTATCTGATTCTGCAATCAACTACAAATCTACCGTACACAGCCTGTAAATTACCTGACACCACGATCATGCACTCCCCGTCGGTTACTTGGGAAACTCTCTTGTTGAAGTCGATCTCAAAGTTCTTCATCGCTCCCTCCGTCACAAGGAGTTCCTCCAGAGCCGCACTTCCTCTCTTCATGCGCACATCCGGGGCTTCTTTGACTTCGAACTTCTTCAGAGTTCCCTGAATCTTCTTCAACAACTCGACGATTTTCTGACGTTTTCTCTTATCCTCCCTAGCTATGTCATCTAGTTTCTCTATTGTCTTTGAAATAGAGGATAAAATAGCAGTGAACTTTTAGAAGCCTTTTGAACAGCTGGGCTCAAATATATGTTGTATTTTACTATAATTGTAATACAGAGTATGTTCGGTCAAGGAATAGCAGcttataaaattaattctatAATATAACCACATATacgtttttaaacaagaaaaaac
This genomic window from Crassostrea angulata isolate pt1a10 chromosome 8, ASM2561291v2, whole genome shotgun sequence contains:
- the LOC128160031 gene encoding uncharacterized protein LOC128160031: MSRRDYAITRREDTINYTVKDVEEADEDEVFDIGDDLEVDLSGLTDMDGIRQRIIMHIEKVKGNYKDQTIEKLDDIAREDKRKRQKIVELLKKIQGTLKKFEVKEAPDVRMKRGSAALEELLVTEGAMKNFEIDFNKRVSQVTDGECMIVVSGETSAGKSSFLNLLLGEDILPVHHNPCTSVITKISYGAKRQARIIHMDGTTEDIEGIHKGELKERLWNKIYETDLDSREKKSPTSEVQLSLPISLLKSGIVLVDSPGIGENSAMDSVITHFVSEHHIMGFIYVIKSDNAGGVDEDRLGNLLKVIIDKQKKKLDDATTLFDPKCAIFVCNLWDNVKSDEQTAVYDYAVRKLENYWPGLVKTSVIRFSAKRAKAELSLDRDYITKDYKLFLDNLKELLTKATDMRVKSTYKWMETVLVRSVHHLKTIVKSVDDTEQHLKVKMKDVHDKLQSLRQKSKDVLQDQKCQIETSVKEICQMFEEFLRQDAAHFRLVHWLQQDLTDINADDIWPDLKRNIEHKMLERITDEFTKWEEDNHKCQAVEQEMFNQIKFQLCILQEDLNCIEGELHSDTNSVSSDDSDVVTMRRRKSSLLNFKLRRPGETDFGALYANPLPVKLVSKFLHPLDSITNKLRQSRIFEAIENVRWSKKMEGYKKEPLSTAKNISEKFLQRFLHSEGECDGQLYKFVSEILDRPRELLEVIEKNIPALIKSNEDLLDHISYCRINATESRGTYERMMEDLENLKHHLMEYGTGNIYVDDFMGREIRLRDAYNEYGDSENFRCSEIILTCSNNTQNSKRIPRGIWTALQSASLYDEKDEQEDAILIKIYLPLSGISEPFKEVTKLRFLQHPHVAKFLGIHHSDSPIPAFIYMDHMRSLKVYKNSTFLKMAEEVPRILEEVVQGIDYLHSKKLVHMELNSNTITVDFEGTVKLTGGCLPRYATFPMEKESIGAGDFVYLSPDVLRGELYVACADIYALGLLLYEMFLNLRCFDNQRTMTLDLFTSKVDPKEMNNVSSLCEQANMTESTKNLILWCIDPSADKRPTIQVVVEKASDFKCEPCLTNARRSVFSDQRRHRALRRGTVRAPEIS